The following are from one region of the Klebsiella aerogenes genome:
- a CDS encoding porin OmpC, translating into MKVKVLSLLVPALLVAGAANAAEIYNKDGNKLDLYGKIDGLHYFSDDKSVDGDQTYMRIGVKGETQINDQLTGYGQWEYNVQANNTESSSDQAWTRLAFAGLKFGDAGSFDYGRNYGVVYDVTSWTDVLPEFGGDTYGSDNFLQSRANGVATYRNSDFFGLVDGLNFALQYQGKNGSVSGEDMTNNGRGFQKQNGEGFGTSVTYDIWEGISAGFAYSTSKRTDEQNSVNTRYVDSNGVSRRVLGEGDHAETYTGGLKYDANNIYLATQYTQTYNATRTGNIGFANKAQNFEVVAQYQFDFGLRPSVAYLQSKGKDMGRYGDQDILKYVDLGATYYFNKNMSTYVDYKINLLDDKNFTRDAGISTDDVVALGLVYQF; encoded by the coding sequence ATGAAAGTTAAAGTACTGTCCCTCCTGGTACCAGCACTGCTGGTAGCGGGCGCAGCAAATGCGGCTGAAATTTATAACAAAGACGGCAACAAATTAGACCTGTACGGTAAAATCGACGGTCTGCACTACTTCTCCGACGACAAGAGCGTTGACGGCGACCAGACCTACATGCGTATCGGCGTGAAAGGCGAAACCCAGATCAATGACCAACTGACCGGTTACGGCCAGTGGGAATACAACGTTCAGGCGAACAACACCGAAAGCTCCAGCGATCAGGCGTGGACTCGTCTGGCATTCGCTGGTCTGAAATTCGGCGATGCCGGTTCTTTCGACTACGGTCGTAACTACGGCGTTGTTTACGACGTAACTTCCTGGACCGACGTTCTGCCGGAATTCGGCGGTGACACCTACGGTTCCGACAACTTCCTGCAGTCCCGTGCTAACGGCGTTGCTACCTACCGTAACTCTGACTTCTTCGGTCTGGTTGACGGCCTGAACTTTGCTCTGCAGTACCAGGGTAAAAACGGCAGCGTCAGCGGCGAAGACATGACCAACAACGGTCGCGGCTTCCAGAAACAGAACGGCGAAGGCTTCGGCACCTCCGTGACTTATGATATCTGGGAAGGTATTAGCGCTGGTTTCGCGTACTCTACCTCTAAACGTACCGACGAACAGAACAGCGTTAACACTCGTTACGTTGACTCCAACGGTGTTTCTCGTCGCGTTCTGGGCGAAGGCGACCACGCTGAAACCTACACCGGTGGTCTGAAATATGACGCCAACAACATCTACCTGGCGACTCAGTACACCCAGACTTACAACGCAACCCGTACCGGCAACATCGGTTTTGCTAACAAAGCGCAGAACTTCGAAGTGGTTGCTCAGTACCAGTTCGACTTCGGCCTGCGTCCGTCCGTGGCTTACCTGCAGTCTAAAGGTAAAGACATGGGCCGCTACGGCGATCAGGACATCCTGAAATATGTTGACCTGGGTGCGACCTACTACTTCAACAAAAACATGTCTACCTACGTTGATTACAAAATCAACCTGCTGGATGACAAAAACTTCACCCGCGATGCCGGTATCTCTACCGACGACGTTGTTGCCCTGGGCCTGGTTTACCAGTTCTAA
- the apbE gene encoding FAD:protein FMN transferase ApbE, producing MDTPFFRAAFFGICVLLTGCDSATSPATPTSVATVLDGKTMGTYWRVSVIGLDPAKADDLRNAVQAQLDADDRLLSTWKNDSALMRFNHAATTEPWPVSEAMADIVSMSLRIGAKTAGAMDITVGPLVNLWGFGPDKQPVKTPTPQQIAEAKARTGLQHLTVINRADKQYLQKDIPDLFVDLSTVGEGYAADHLARLMEQEGIARYLVSVGGALVSRGMNGDDKPWRVAIQKPTDRENAVQVIVDINGHGISTSGSYRNYYELDGKRISHVIDPQTGHPINHKLVSVTVIAPTALEADGWDTGLMVLGPEKAQEVVREQGLAVYMIVKEGDGFKTWMSPQFRTFLVGEQN from the coding sequence ATGGATACCCCTTTTTTCCGCGCTGCTTTTTTCGGCATCTGCGTTCTACTGACCGGCTGTGATTCCGCCACCTCGCCGGCTACGCCAACATCCGTCGCTACCGTGCTGGATGGCAAAACGATGGGCACCTACTGGCGGGTCAGCGTGATTGGCCTTGATCCGGCAAAGGCTGATGACCTGCGCAACGCCGTCCAGGCGCAGCTTGATGCCGACGATCGCCTGCTCTCCACCTGGAAAAATGATTCTGCGCTGATGCGTTTCAACCATGCCGCCACCACTGAACCCTGGCCGGTGAGTGAAGCGATGGCCGATATCGTGAGCATGTCGCTGCGCATCGGCGCGAAAACCGCAGGCGCAATGGATATCACCGTTGGTCCGCTGGTGAACCTGTGGGGGTTCGGCCCGGACAAGCAGCCGGTCAAAACACCAACCCCGCAGCAGATCGCAGAGGCAAAAGCGCGCACGGGCCTGCAACATCTGACGGTGATCAACCGCGCTGATAAACAATATCTGCAAAAAGATATACCTGATCTATTTGTCGACCTTTCCACCGTCGGCGAGGGTTATGCCGCCGATCATCTGGCACGTCTGATGGAGCAGGAAGGGATCGCCCGTTACCTGGTATCGGTCGGCGGCGCGCTGGTCAGTCGCGGGATGAACGGCGATGATAAACCGTGGCGGGTGGCGATTCAGAAACCGACCGACCGCGAGAATGCGGTACAGGTGATTGTCGATATCAATGGTCACGGTATCAGTACCTCGGGCAGCTATCGCAACTACTACGAACTGGACGGCAAGCGTATCTCCCACGTTATCGACCCGCAAACCGGGCATCCCATTAACCATAAGCTCGTTTCGGTGACGGTGATCGCCCCGACGGCGCTTGAGGCCGACGGTTGGGATACCGGGTTGATGGTCTTAGGGCCGGAAAAAGCGCAAGAGGTGGTGCGCGAGCAAGGGCTGGCGGTTTATATGATTGTCAAAGAGGGCGATGGCTTTAAAACCTGGATGTCGCCGCAATTCCGTACTTTCCTGGTCGGCGAACAGAATTAA
- the ada gene encoding bifunctional DNA-binding transcriptional regulator/O6-methylguanine-DNA methyltransferase Ada: MKPMIADINNDDRRWQAVCERDASADGQFVFAVLTTGVCCRPSCHSRRALRENVRFYPDVAAAQAAGFRPCKRCQPDKIDPERQRVAKVAAACRLLEQETPVTLEALAQQLAVSPFHFHRLFKSVTGVTPKAWQQAWRARRLREALSHGESVTDAALAAGFPDSGSYYRKADDALGMTARQFKRGGENMTISWVCGDSAAGRCLVALSERGVCAVLLGENDNVLYTELVSLFPGARLQKGDGAVAERVAQVFMHLDNPQQAVNLPLDIRGTAFQQRVWQALRQIPAGETRSYREVAQSIGQPRAVRAVAGACAANKLAIVIPCHRVVRESGALSGYRWGSERKALLLAREAKWREK, encoded by the coding sequence ATGAAACCGATGATTGCCGACATTAATAATGACGACCGCCGCTGGCAGGCGGTCTGTGAACGTGACGCCAGCGCCGACGGGCAATTCGTGTTCGCCGTGTTGACCACCGGCGTCTGCTGTCGCCCCTCATGCCATTCACGGCGAGCGCTGCGGGAAAACGTCCGTTTTTATCCTGATGTTGCAGCAGCGCAGGCGGCGGGATTCCGTCCTTGTAAACGCTGCCAGCCGGATAAAATCGACCCGGAACGGCAGCGGGTGGCAAAAGTTGCCGCCGCTTGCCGTCTGCTGGAACAGGAAACGCCGGTGACGCTGGAAGCGCTGGCGCAGCAGCTGGCGGTCAGCCCGTTTCATTTTCACCGTCTGTTCAAATCCGTGACCGGCGTAACGCCAAAGGCCTGGCAGCAAGCCTGGCGCGCGCGTCGCTTGCGCGAAGCGCTCAGCCATGGCGAGAGCGTCACCGATGCGGCGCTGGCGGCTGGTTTTCCTGATTCCGGTAGTTATTATCGCAAGGCGGATGATGCGCTGGGTATGACCGCCCGCCAGTTTAAACGCGGCGGAGAAAATATGACGATTAGTTGGGTATGCGGCGATTCCGCCGCTGGCCGCTGCCTGGTGGCGTTAAGCGAACGCGGCGTCTGCGCTGTGTTACTGGGCGAGAATGACAACGTGTTATATACCGAGCTGGTTAGCCTGTTCCCGGGGGCCCGTTTGCAGAAGGGAGACGGCGCCGTTGCCGAGCGGGTCGCGCAGGTGTTTATGCATCTGGATAACCCGCAGCAGGCGGTTAATTTGCCGTTGGACATCCGCGGTACCGCGTTTCAGCAGCGCGTCTGGCAAGCCCTGCGCCAGATCCCGGCAGGCGAAACCCGCAGCTACCGCGAGGTGGCGCAAAGTATTGGTCAACCTCGCGCCGTCAGGGCGGTTGCCGGGGCTTGCGCCGCTAATAAGCTGGCGATAGTGATCCCCTGCCACCGGGTGGTACGCGAGAGCGGGGCGCTCTCTGGTTATCGTTGGGGAAGCGAACGTAAAGCGCTGCTGCTCGCCCGGGAAGCGAAATGGCGGGAGAAATAA
- the alkB gene encoding DNA oxidative demethylase AlkB — translation MLDLFADSPPWQEPLAPGAVILRRFAHQRAPALLQAIADVASGSPFRQMVTPGGYTMSVAMTNCGGLGWTTDIHGYLYAPDDPLTGKRWPAMPALFQQLAAEAAQAAGYLRFAPDACLINRYPPGAKLSLHQDKDERDLRAPIVSVSLGLPAVFQFGGLRRNDPLRRMLLEHGDVVVWGGESRLFYHGIQPLKPGEHPLTGAYRYNLTFRRAGC, via the coding sequence ATGCTCGATCTGTTTGCCGATTCGCCGCCCTGGCAGGAGCCGCTGGCTCCCGGGGCGGTTATTTTACGCCGCTTTGCTCATCAGCGTGCGCCAGCGTTGCTGCAGGCGATAGCCGATGTCGCGAGCGGTTCGCCGTTTCGCCAGATGGTGACGCCGGGCGGTTATACCATGTCGGTGGCGATGACCAACTGCGGTGGGCTCGGTTGGACGACCGATATACACGGTTATCTCTATGCGCCGGACGATCCGCTGACCGGCAAACGTTGGCCAGCAATGCCTGCGCTCTTTCAGCAACTGGCAGCTGAGGCGGCGCAGGCGGCGGGTTATTTGCGCTTTGCTCCGGATGCCTGCCTGATTAACCGTTATCCGCCGGGGGCTAAACTCTCGCTTCATCAGGATAAAGACGAGCGTGATTTACGCGCGCCCATCGTGTCGGTGTCGCTGGGACTGCCCGCGGTGTTTCAGTTTGGCGGACTGCGGCGTAACGATCCGTTGCGCCGAATGTTACTGGAGCATGGCGATGTGGTGGTGTGGGGGGGCGAATCGCGCCTCTTTTATCATGGTATTCAGCCGCTGAAGCCCGGAGAGCATCCGCTAACCGGCGCGTATCGCTACAACCTCACTTTCCGCCGGGCGGGCTGTTAG
- a CDS encoding multidrug ABC transporter permease/ATP-binding protein, translated as MELLVLVWRQYRWPFIAVMALSLLSAALGIGLIAFINLRLITLVDTSLTVLPEFLGLLLLLMAVTLGSQLALTTLGHHFVYRLRGEFIKRILDTQIEKVDKIGSASLLAGLTSDVRNITIAFVRLPELVQGIILTFGSAAYLAFLSGKMMLVTALWMALTIWGGFVLVARVYKHMATLRETEDKLYHDYQTVLEGRKELTLNRERAEYVFNQLYLPDARDYRHHIIRADTFHLSAVNWSNIMMLGAIGLVFWMANGLGWANTAVAATYSLTLLFLRTPLLSAVGALPTLLSAQVAFNKLHQFALAPYRAEFPEPQAHPHWQTLELRDVAFRYPDNSFAVGPVNLTLKRGELVFLIGGNGSGKSTLAMLLTGLYQPVSGQILLDGQPLAADKPEDYRKLFSAVFTDVWLFDRLLGPKGEAADPALVEKWLSLLKMDHKLQLDAGKIRDLKLSKGQKKRVALLLALAEERDIILLDEWAADQDPHFRREFYQVLLPLMQKMGKTVFAISHDDHYFQHADRLLEMRDGKLSELVGEERELATRDAVARTA; from the coding sequence ATGGAATTACTTGTTCTTGTTTGGCGCCAGTATCGCTGGCCGTTTATTGCCGTCATGGCGCTGAGCCTGCTCAGCGCGGCGTTAGGTATCGGGCTCATCGCCTTTATTAACCTGCGTCTGATTACCCTTGTCGATACTTCACTTACCGTACTACCGGAATTTCTCGGATTACTACTCCTGTTGATGGCGGTGACGCTCGGCTCCCAGCTGGCATTAACCACGCTGGGTCACCATTTTGTTTATCGTCTGCGTGGCGAATTTATCAAACGCATTCTCGATACCCAAATTGAGAAGGTCGACAAAATTGGCAGCGCGTCGCTGTTGGCGGGGTTAACCAGCGACGTGCGTAATATCACCATCGCCTTTGTGCGTCTGCCAGAGTTGGTGCAGGGGATTATCCTGACCTTCGGTTCCGCCGCCTATCTGGCGTTTCTATCCGGCAAAATGATGCTGGTGACCGCTTTATGGATGGCATTGACCATCTGGGGCGGTTTTGTGCTGGTGGCGCGGGTCTATAAACATATGGCGACGCTGCGAGAGACTGAGGACAAGCTGTATCATGATTACCAGACGGTGCTGGAAGGGCGAAAAGAGCTGACCCTGAACCGCGAACGTGCCGAATATGTCTTTAATCAACTGTATCTGCCGGATGCCCGCGACTACCGCCACCATATTATTCGCGCCGATACCTTCCACCTCAGCGCAGTCAACTGGTCGAATATTATGATGCTCGGCGCTATCGGGTTGGTGTTCTGGATGGCTAACGGCCTCGGATGGGCCAATACCGCCGTGGCGGCGACTTATTCGCTGACGCTGCTGTTCCTGCGCACGCCGCTGCTGTCGGCAGTGGGGGCGCTACCAACGCTACTTAGCGCGCAGGTGGCGTTCAACAAACTGCACCAGTTTGCGCTGGCGCCGTATCGCGCCGAGTTTCCGGAGCCGCAGGCGCATCCGCACTGGCAAACGCTGGAATTGCGCGACGTTGCGTTCCGCTACCCGGATAATAGCTTCGCCGTCGGGCCGGTTAATCTGACCCTCAAACGCGGCGAGTTGGTATTCCTGATTGGCGGCAACGGGAGCGGAAAATCAACGCTGGCAATGCTGCTGACCGGGCTATATCAGCCGGTTTCCGGGCAGATCCTGCTCGATGGTCAACCGCTGGCGGCGGACAAACCGGAAGATTACCGTAAGCTGTTTTCCGCCGTATTTACCGATGTCTGGTTGTTTGATCGTTTGTTGGGACCGAAAGGCGAGGCGGCCGATCCGGCACTGGTGGAGAAGTGGCTGTCATTGCTGAAAATGGATCATAAGCTGCAGCTGGATGCGGGAAAAATACGCGATCTTAAGCTCTCGAAGGGGCAGAAAAAGCGCGTCGCGTTGCTGCTGGCGCTGGCCGAAGAACGGGATATCATTCTGCTTGATGAGTGGGCCGCCGATCAGGATCCGCATTTCCGCCGCGAATTCTATCAGGTGCTGTTGCCGCTGATGCAGAAAATGGGAAAAACCGTGTTTGCTATCAGCCATGACGACCACTACTTCCAGCATGCCGACCGCTTGCTGGAGATGCGTGACGGCAAGCTTAGCGAACTTGTCGGCGAGGAGCGTGAGCTAGCGACCCGCGATGCGGTCGCGCGCACGGCTTAA
- the mgtE gene encoding magnesium transporter, which yields MSVLHKKSARLRDEERARLIWLLSTDKAVTSALLGKLTLAERYDDGTLADDLAEVEVLVSHLPPPDLADTLEALPYDARTALWGLVAEDKRGEVLLEASENVWGDLIDKMSDHDLIFALQSLDIDEQVYLLQHLPRDLTGRLLATLSPDKRARIRQMMRYADNTVGAIMEFEVITVRPEATLAAVQRYLRRLGKMPENTDKLFVTTRNKLLLGELELQTILLNDAQKRVGDVMEGDPVTFQPQEEAEKVARTFERDDLLSAAVIDADGKLMGRLTIDEIVDVVYEETDNDLRRMGGLSDADDVFAPVSKAVKTRWAWLAVNLCTAFIASRVIDGFEYTISQLVALASLMPIVAGIGGNTGNQTITMIVRAMALQQIQPGSFTFLILREMGVALINGLVWGGIMGAITWWLYDDPQLGGVMTLAMMLNLLMAAMMGVIIPMVMVKLGRDPAVGSSVMITAITDTGGFFIFLGLATLFLM from the coding sequence ATGTCCGTTTTGCATAAAAAAAGCGCCCGATTACGTGACGAAGAACGTGCCCGCCTGATCTGGTTGTTGAGTACTGATAAGGCCGTCACCTCCGCGCTGCTGGGGAAGCTCACTCTCGCGGAACGTTATGACGACGGCACGCTGGCTGATGATCTCGCGGAAGTGGAAGTGCTGGTATCGCATCTACCGCCGCCGGATCTTGCCGATACCCTTGAAGCGCTGCCTTACGATGCGCGAACGGCGCTGTGGGGACTGGTCGCAGAGGACAAACGCGGCGAAGTGCTGCTGGAAGCCTCAGAAAACGTCTGGGGCGATCTCATCGACAAGATGAGCGACCATGACCTGATTTTTGCCCTGCAATCGCTGGATATTGATGAGCAGGTTTATCTGCTGCAGCATCTGCCGCGTGATTTAACCGGCCGACTGTTGGCGACGCTCTCGCCGGACAAGCGGGCGCGCATTCGCCAGATGATGCGCTACGCCGATAACACCGTCGGCGCGATCATGGAGTTTGAGGTGATCACCGTGCGCCCGGAAGCGACGCTGGCGGCGGTGCAACGTTACCTGCGCCGGCTGGGTAAAATGCCGGAAAACACCGATAAACTGTTCGTCACGACCCGCAATAAGCTACTGCTGGGCGAGCTGGAGCTGCAAACCATTCTGCTCAATGATGCGCAAAAACGCGTCGGCGATGTGATGGAAGGCGATCCGGTCACCTTCCAACCGCAGGAAGAGGCGGAAAAAGTCGCCCGTACCTTTGAACGTGACGACTTACTCAGTGCGGCGGTGATCGATGCCGACGGGAAGTTGATGGGGCGTTTGACCATCGATGAAATCGTCGATGTGGTTTATGAAGAGACCGATAACGACCTGCGCCGAATGGGCGGCCTGAGCGACGCCGATGACGTCTTTGCGCCGGTCAGCAAAGCGGTTAAAACGCGCTGGGCGTGGCTGGCGGTCAACCTATGTACGGCGTTTATCGCCTCGCGGGTGATCGATGGTTTTGAATATACAATCTCGCAACTCGTCGCGCTGGCCTCGCTGATGCCGATTGTCGCCGGGATCGGCGGTAATACCGGCAATCAGACGATCACCATGATTGTGCGTGCGATGGCGTTACAGCAGATCCAACCGGGCAGCTTTACCTTCCTGATCTTGCGTGAAATGGGGGTGGCATTAATTAACGGTCTGGTATGGGGTGGGATTATGGGGGCCATCACCTGGTGGCTGTATGACGACCCGCAGCTTGGCGGCGTGATGACGTTGGCCATGATGCTTAACCTGCTGATGGCGGCGATGATGGGCGTCATTATTCCGATGGTGATGGTCAAGCTGGGGCGCGACCCGGCGGTCGGCTCCAGCGTAATGATCACCGCTATCACCGACACCGGCGGTTTCTTTATTTTCCTTGGTCTGGCGACGCTGTTTCTGATGTAG
- a CDS encoding SulP family inorganic anion transporter encodes MSPVSDTLSPAQSSEIRHVLRSPTLITRETLAGVLTALALIPEVISFSVIAGVDPQVSLIASVVLCLAMSVLGGRPAMVTAAAGSVALVIGPMVHQHGVGYILPAVIFAGIIQILFGLCGMARLMRFIPQPVMTGFVNALGILIFFAQVPHFWSHQPLIVGLFVLTLLIVLWAPRVIKAIPAPLIAIVVLTVYTATTGQLLPTVGDEGSMSGGLPGFNALTVPLDLTTLQIIWPCALSIAFVGLMESLLTAKLVDDLTHTPSNKSRESAGLGIANILAGGYGGIAGCAMIGQTIVNVEMGKARSRLSTVIAGLILLLLVTALSQVMAKIPMAVLAGVMVIVAVKTFSWHSIRPGELARNPWPETVVMVVTVAATVGTGNLAIGVLAGLIAMALIPRRLRAKAQTTSETASPDQGK; translated from the coding sequence ATGTCCCCAGTCTCCGACACTCTCTCGCCTGCACAGAGCAGCGAGATCCGCCACGTATTGCGTTCGCCCACGCTGATAACCCGTGAGACGCTGGCTGGCGTGCTGACCGCGCTGGCGCTTATCCCTGAAGTCATTTCGTTTTCGGTGATTGCCGGGGTTGACCCGCAGGTCAGTCTGATTGCCTCTGTGGTGCTCTGTCTGGCGATGTCGGTACTCGGCGGACGCCCGGCAATGGTGACTGCCGCGGCAGGTTCCGTCGCACTGGTGATTGGCCCGATGGTGCATCAGCACGGCGTTGGTTATATTCTGCCCGCTGTCATTTTCGCAGGTATTATTCAAATTTTGTTTGGGTTATGCGGCATGGCGCGGTTGATGCGTTTTATTCCGCAGCCGGTCATGACCGGTTTCGTTAACGCGCTCGGGATCCTCATTTTCTTCGCCCAGGTACCGCATTTCTGGAGCCATCAGCCGCTAATCGTCGGCTTGTTCGTCCTGACGCTGCTGATCGTACTGTGGGCGCCGCGCGTGATTAAGGCGATTCCGGCGCCACTGATTGCCATTGTGGTTCTCACTGTCTATACCGCCACGACCGGCCAACTGCTGCCGACCGTTGGCGATGAAGGGTCAATGAGCGGCGGTCTGCCAGGTTTCAATGCGCTGACCGTACCGCTGGACCTGACAACGCTGCAGATTATCTGGCCCTGCGCCCTGAGTATTGCCTTTGTCGGCCTGATGGAATCGCTGCTGACGGCAAAACTGGTTGATGATCTCACCCACACGCCATCAAACAAATCACGCGAGAGCGCAGGACTTGGTATCGCCAATATCCTCGCTGGCGGCTATGGTGGCATTGCTGGTTGCGCGATGATTGGTCAAACCATTGTCAACGTGGAGATGGGCAAAGCCCGCAGCCGCCTGTCTACGGTGATAGCCGGTTTGATTCTGCTGTTGCTGGTGACGGCGCTCAGCCAGGTGATGGCAAAGATCCCGATGGCGGTACTGGCCGGAGTGATGGTGATCGTGGCGGTGAAAACCTTTAGCTGGCATAGCATTCGGCCAGGCGAACTGGCGCGCAACCCATGGCCGGAAACGGTCGTGATGGTTGTGACTGTCGCCGCCACAGTCGGCACCGGCAATCTGGCGATCGGCGTGCTGGCGGGACTTATCGCCATGGCGCTGATCCCCCGCCGCCTGCGCGCAAAAGCGCAGACTACATCAGAAACAGCGTCGCCAGACCAAGGAAAATAA
- the mqo gene encoding malate dehydrogenase (quinone), with protein MKKKMAVPSSQAVGSSTNRTNTRHEQETDVLLIGGGIMSATLGTWLQELEPDWSITMVEQMTSVAEESSNGWNNAGTGHAALMELNYTPQTANGINIDKAVDINESFHISRQFWAHQVTRGILTKPKSFINSVPHMSFVWGEDNVNFLRARYAALQQSELFRGIRYSEDHQQIKEWAPLVMEGRDPQQKVAATRTEMGTDVNYGEITRQLIAGLQTHHNFSLQLGTVVRRFKRNADNSWTVTLADANNRHQKRTIKTKFIFIGAGGAALTLLQETGIPQAKEYAGFPVGGQFLVCENPEVVNHHLAKVYGQAEVGAPPMSVPHIDTRIIDGKRVVLFGPFATFSTRFLKNGSLWDLLASTNTSNILPMLNVGMDNFDLVKYLISQVLQKDKDRHAALCEYYPEAQKEDWRLWQAGQRVQIIKRDKKKGGVLRLGTEVVCDDEGTVAALLGASPGASTAAPIMVQLLEKVFKDKVQTPAWQAKMKEIVPSYGMRLDGNAAAIEQTMAWTSEVLGLHYEPTTAADEVPQAELKPLTGGKPMADIAL; from the coding sequence ATGAAGAAAAAGATGGCCGTACCCAGCTCACAGGCGGTTGGTTCCAGTACAAATCGGACCAACACCCGCCATGAGCAAGAGACGGATGTATTGTTGATTGGCGGCGGTATCATGAGCGCCACGTTGGGAACCTGGCTGCAGGAGCTGGAGCCGGATTGGTCTATTACCATGGTCGAGCAGATGACCAGCGTTGCTGAGGAAAGCTCGAACGGCTGGAATAATGCGGGCACCGGCCATGCGGCGTTGATGGAGCTGAACTATACGCCGCAAACCGCCAATGGAATCAATATCGACAAAGCGGTCGATATCAATGAGTCCTTCCATATTTCTCGTCAGTTTTGGGCCCACCAGGTGACCCGCGGCATCCTGACTAAGCCGAAATCCTTTATTAACAGCGTGCCGCACATGAGCTTTGTGTGGGGCGAAGATAACGTCAACTTCCTGCGCGCGCGTTACGCGGCGCTGCAACAGAGCGAACTGTTCCGCGGTATTCGCTATTCTGAAGATCATCAACAGATCAAAGAGTGGGCGCCGCTGGTGATGGAAGGGCGCGATCCGCAGCAAAAAGTGGCGGCGACGCGGACCGAAATGGGCACCGACGTTAACTATGGTGAGATCACCCGCCAGCTGATTGCCGGGCTGCAGACCCATCATAATTTCTCGCTTCAGCTAGGTACCGTTGTGCGCCGCTTTAAACGCAATGCCGACAACAGCTGGACGGTGACGCTGGCGGATGCCAACAACCGCCACCAGAAGCGGACGATCAAAACCAAATTCATCTTTATCGGCGCTGGCGGCGCGGCGTTGACGCTGCTGCAGGAAACCGGTATTCCGCAGGCGAAAGAGTACGCGGGCTTCCCGGTCGGCGGTCAGTTCCTGGTATGCGAGAACCCGGAAGTGGTTAACCATCACCTGGCGAAAGTCTACGGTCAGGCGGAAGTCGGCGCGCCGCCGATGTCGGTGCCGCATATCGATACCCGTATTATCGATGGTAAACGCGTCGTGCTGTTTGGGCCATTCGCGACATTCTCGACCCGCTTCCTGAAAAACGGTTCGCTCTGGGATCTGCTGGCCTCGACGAATACCTCGAATATTCTGCCGATGCTTAACGTCGGAATGGATAACTTCGATCTGGTGAAATACCTGATTAGCCAGGTACTGCAGAAAGATAAAGATCGCCATGCCGCGCTGTGCGAATACTATCCGGAAGCGCAGAAAGAAGATTGGCGTCTGTGGCAGGCTGGACAGCGTGTACAGATTATCAAGCGTGATAAGAAGAAGGGCGGCGTGCTGCGCCTCGGTACCGAAGTGGTGTGCGATGACGAAGGTACTGTCGCCGCACTGCTGGGCGCTTCTCCAGGTGCGTCTACTGCTGCGCCGATCATGGTGCAACTGCTGGAAAAAGTCTTTAAAGATAAAGTTCAGACACCGGCCTGGCAGGCGAAGATGAAAGAGATCGTGCCGAGCTACGGTATGCGCCTGGATGGCAACGCGGCGGCAATCGAGCAGACGATGGCCTGGACCAGCGAAGTGCTGGGGCTACACTATGAGCCGACGACGGCGGCCGATGAGGTACCGCAGGCCGAGCTTAAACCGCTTACCGGCGGCAAACCGATGGCGGATATCGCGCTATAA
- the eco gene encoding serine protease inhibitor ecotin, with amino-acid sequence MKKIATFAVSLLAVACVSTSALAAEQPLEKVAPFPKAEKGMKRQVIQLPQQQDESALKVELMIGQTLEVDCNHHRLGGQLESKTLEGWGYDYYVFDKVTSPVSTMMACPDGKKEKKFVTAGLGHDGLLRYNSKLPIVVYTPANVEVKYRIWKAEETIGNAVER; translated from the coding sequence GTGAAAAAAATCGCTACGTTTGCCGTTTCTCTGCTGGCCGTTGCCTGTGTTTCCACCAGCGCCTTAGCCGCTGAACAGCCGCTGGAAAAAGTGGCTCCGTTTCCGAAAGCGGAAAAAGGGATGAAACGTCAGGTGATTCAGCTGCCGCAGCAGCAGGACGAATCTGCGTTAAAAGTTGAACTGATGATTGGTCAGACGCTGGAAGTTGACTGTAACCATCACCGCCTGGGCGGACAGCTGGAAAGCAAAACCCTGGAAGGCTGGGGCTATGACTACTACGTCTTTGATAAAGTGACATCTCCGGTCTCCACCATGATGGCTTGCCCGGACGGTAAGAAAGAGAAGAAATTTGTCACTGCCGGTCTCGGTCATGATGGCTTGCTGCGCTACAACAGCAAGCTGCCGATCGTGGTTTACACTCCAGCCAACGTTGAAGTGAAATATCGTATCTGGAAAGCCGAAGAAACGATCGGTAATGCCGTTGAGCGTTAA